The following coding sequences are from one Nicotiana tomentosiformis chromosome 3, ASM39032v3, whole genome shotgun sequence window:
- the LOC138907594 gene encoding uncharacterized protein: protein MLHLLQNKGLFSGSYIEDPQQHLKNFISICVTQRHPNVTPKAIKLLLFLFSVTGEAQTWLNSLPINSIATWEELGKQFLNKFYPPNKTARQIDEILQFRQKPTESLQETWERFKGILVKCPHHGIPDQMLGHRFYMGLAGSLKANVDASAGGAFLSKTFTECKILLDKMAQNSGWMARGTTLTPIVHSVALDLNNSHVENISTLMTQMSILTKKIDEIGTKQVHIVDTTNGGLCTPCINQSYVCSWSGENDNQGFREVMNYVNNFGGQRQGGQQWGPTPNRQYRPNLPQHNPNSGGARPQGQVVPYQRQQGYNQQHQQQLAYQPPHQQQDNNMVEVRGMLQQLIGTNGKMQEKLAAHDSAIKGIETQLGQLSMALNNCPQGTLPADTNINPKEQNPNQLMAVSLKNRRDLDREQEVAQFRRETTPTTPVT, encoded by the coding sequence ATGCTACATCTATTGCAAAATAAGGGACTATTCTCCGGGTCATACATTgaagacccacaacaacatctgaagaaCTTCATATCAATATGTGTGACCCAAAGACATCCGAATGTGACCCCTAAAGCCATCAAGCTATTATTGTTTCTATTCTCTGTGACTggagaggctcaaacttggctgaattcactcccaataaactccattgccACTTGGGAAGAATTAGGCAAACAGTTCTTAAATAAGTTTTATCCTCCTAACAAGACTGCAAGGCagattgatgagatattgcagtTCAGGCAAAAACCAACTGAGTCCTTGCAAGAAacctgggagaggttcaagggtattctagtgaagtgtccacaccatggcattccagatcaaaTGTTGGGACACAGATTCTATATGGGTTTAGCAGGTAGTTTGAAGGCTAATGTAGACGCTTCAGCTGGGGGTGCATTTTTGAGCAAGACATTCACAGAGTGCAAGATTCTTCttgacaagatggctcaaaattcaggctggATGGCTAGAGGTACGACACTTACACCAATAGTGCATTCTGTTGCTCTTGACCTAAACAATTCCCATGTAGAGAACATATCCACTCTCATGACTCAGATGAGCATactgacaaagaaaattgatgagatcGGTACAAAGCAAGTGCACATTGTTGATACAACGAATGGAGGATTGTGCACTCCTTGCATAAACCAGTCATATGtgtgctcgtggagtggagagaatgacAATCAGGGCTTCAGAGAAGTCATGAATTATGTTAATAATTTTGGAGGTCAGAGGCAAGGTGGGCAACAATGGGGACCAACACCAAACCGGCAGTACAGACCCAACCTGCCACAACACAACCCCAATTCTGGAGGCGCACGACCACaaggtcaagttgtgccttatcaaaggcagcagggctataatcagcagcaccagcaacagttggcctaccaaccacctcatcaacaaCAGGACAACAATATGGTAGAAGTCAGGGGtatgctgcaacaactcattggaacaaatggtaagatgcaagaaaagttagcagcgcatgattcagcaatcaaaggcattgaaactcaaCTGGGACAGCTATCTATGGCCTTGAACAATTGCCCCCAAGGAACATTGCCTGCAGATACAAATATTAACCCAAAGGAACAGAACCCAAATCAGCTAATGGCAGTGAGTCTCAAGAATAGAAGAGATTTAGACAGAGAGCAAGAAGTTGCTCAATTTCGGAGAGAGACTACGCCAACTACTCCAGTTACATAA